A window of Pedobacter lusitanus contains these coding sequences:
- a CDS encoding PepSY-associated TM helix domain-containing protein yields MFKKINGWLHLWLGLASGIIVVIVSLTGCILVFEQEINNLLYPYLTVEPEAESKYLPPSQIYNSIAKALPGKKAGSIWYHGLDKSAHVTVNSDSTVYVNPFSGEILAVADHDAFFHFMDEGHRNLWMGRKIGKAVVGWGTFIFFLLLISGLILWYPKKWNKTNINKSFKIKWNAKFKRVNYDLHNVLGFYSLLIAVVLACTGLIMSFSWFSKSVYWLTGGTNSKRQKQQEIKIQPPPNPIVYSSDKVWYKVRKEMAVHEKNAIIVTIPDHNDEAIYACTDMHNGSWRDLYFDPVTIEALPYSGKRLADLPFADWLRKSNYAFHVGAVGGLFTKIIAFITSLICASLPITGFYVWWGKRKKVNKNKRMTA; encoded by the coding sequence ATGTTCAAAAAAATCAATGGCTGGCTCCATTTGTGGTTGGGACTTGCTTCTGGTATTATTGTAGTTATTGTTAGTCTGACTGGCTGCATACTAGTGTTTGAGCAGGAAATAAATAATTTACTCTATCCATATCTGACAGTTGAGCCAGAGGCGGAAAGTAAATATCTTCCGCCCTCTCAGATTTATAATAGTATCGCAAAAGCCTTACCGGGTAAAAAAGCTGGGAGCATCTGGTATCATGGGTTAGATAAATCTGCCCATGTGACGGTTAATTCTGATTCTACGGTGTATGTTAATCCCTTTTCCGGAGAAATACTTGCAGTTGCTGATCATGATGCATTCTTTCATTTTATGGATGAAGGTCACCGGAATCTGTGGATGGGGAGAAAAATCGGGAAAGCTGTTGTAGGTTGGGGAACTTTTATCTTTTTCTTGCTCTTAATCAGCGGACTCATTTTGTGGTATCCAAAAAAATGGAATAAAACGAATATCAATAAGAGTTTTAAAATAAAATGGAACGCTAAATTTAAAAGGGTCAATTATGATCTTCATAATGTACTTGGATTTTATTCTTTGTTAATAGCCGTTGTACTAGCATGCACGGGGTTGATAATGAGCTTTTCATGGTTTTCAAAAAGTGTTTACTGGCTGACCGGTGGCACTAATTCCAAGCGTCAGAAGCAGCAGGAAATTAAAATACAGCCTCCGCCAAACCCCATAGTTTACAGTTCAGACAAGGTATGGTATAAGGTAAGAAAGGAAATGGCGGTACATGAAAAAAATGCCATTATTGTTACTATTCCTGACCATAATGATGAAGCAATTTATGCCTGTACGGATATGCATAATGGTAGTTGGAGAGATCTTTACTTTGATCCGGTTACAATTGAAGCACTGCCTTATTCGGGGAAACGTTTAGCAGATCTTCCTTTTGCAGACTGGCTCCGTAAATCTAATTATGCCTTTCATGTAGGAGCTGTTGGTGGGCTTTTTACAAAAATTATTGCCTTTATAACAAGTTTGATCTGTGCGAGTTTACCAATTACGGGGTTTTATGTCTGGTGGGGTAAAAGAAAGAAAGTGAATAAAAATAAAAGAATGACTGCATGA
- a CDS encoding DUF4374 domain-containing protein: MKKTTNFLITGILGMSVLLGACSKNNSENPGPVDPVKPVRSKYVFVYTGKGEAAATYIVSTDDITKGGVSSVNNGVEVDAWSFIVQNNTVFAQAYNEQGLVRPFRLNEQGKVVEAGRSVTTFRTGVSGKVGKDFWIGGGDPRSSGIGELYRFDAVNLQISGRSTTDLNKITGTGFNAVWTGLFEVGNKIYLPYYKFKHTPGGRVYEGEYGSLDSTWVAVFSYPELKYEKTIGDDRTGFIGDWSSQQGMHQIENGDTYAWSTAMGDGEHRKSAKPSGIVRIKKGAEQFDKSYFFNIEGATGSKISRGEYIGNGKFLMAVYTNAGATGGKIKMIIADVFNNKVTPVTGVPVHEFGGFKLIVYAEQDGKTINYVMQDDAGEYYVYIINADSGTATRGVHIEGADGVTAISKLNY; this comes from the coding sequence ATGAAAAAGACTACTAATTTTTTAATAACAGGCATATTAGGGATGAGTGTACTATTAGGCGCTTGCAGTAAGAATAATTCAGAAAATCCGGGTCCTGTCGATCCTGTAAAACCTGTTCGTTCAAAATATGTATTTGTTTATACTGGAAAGGGTGAAGCTGCCGCAACATATATCGTAAGTACTGATGATATTACCAAAGGAGGAGTTTCATCAGTCAATAATGGCGTGGAAGTAGACGCCTGGTCTTTTATCGTCCAGAATAATACTGTATTTGCCCAGGCTTATAATGAACAGGGACTTGTAAGACCATTTCGTCTTAATGAACAAGGCAAAGTTGTTGAAGCCGGAAGATCAGTAACGACTTTTCGTACAGGTGTATCCGGTAAAGTGGGTAAAGATTTCTGGATAGGTGGTGGTGACCCGCGTTCAAGTGGTATAGGTGAATTATACCGTTTTGATGCAGTTAATCTTCAAATTTCAGGAAGAAGTACAACTGATTTAAATAAAATAACAGGTACTGGCTTTAATGCTGTATGGACAGGCTTATTTGAAGTAGGGAATAAAATATATCTTCCTTACTATAAGTTTAAACATACTCCAGGTGGCAGAGTTTACGAGGGTGAGTACGGAAGTTTAGACAGTACGTGGGTGGCTGTTTTCAGTTATCCTGAGCTTAAATATGAAAAAACAATAGGAGATGATCGTACTGGTTTTATCGGAGACTGGAGCAGTCAGCAGGGTATGCATCAAATCGAGAATGGCGATACTTATGCATGGTCTACAGCAATGGGTGATGGTGAACATAGAAAATCGGCAAAGCCATCTGGTATTGTACGTATCAAAAAAGGAGCTGAACAGTTCGATAAATCCTATTTCTTTAATATTGAGGGTGCGACAGGGTCAAAAATATCAAGAGGTGAATATATTGGAAATGGCAAATTTCTGATGGCAGTTTATACTAATGCCGGAGCAACCGGAGGAAAAATCAAGATGATTATCGCAGATGTATTTAATAATAAAGTTACTCCCGTTACAGGTGTTCCTGTCCATGAATTTGGTGGATTTAAGCTGATTGTTTATGCTGAACAAGATGGTAAAACAATCAATTATGTAATGCAGGATGATGCAGGTGAGTACTATGTTTACATTATCAATGCAGATAGCGGAACGGCAACAAGAGGTGTTCATATTGAGGGCGCGGATGGTGTAACTGCTATATCGAAATTAAACTATTAA
- a CDS encoding tetratricopeptide repeat protein — protein MDSRYRNTVIMPAKRKLIILLKYCLLPLLLALPGTVHANFDFNANCLKAYQLIFELKINAAKQLIAAEKNVHPKNSIVPLLENYADYFYLITVESKQDFDKLKDEKSSRLSQIEDDDEKSPYYLYAQAEINLQWALLRSRYGEYFTAAREIKKANGLLQENNKKFPGFHLNSKGLGLINVFLGNLPDGVLKSTLSTFGVKGDVQKGLVMLDKLAQNLPRSTFEPFYEEVVFYYSYVLSDVIHSPEAYAKTMKYTARISDNSLLKAYLQAYVCARNGHNEEAIAILAKRPAGEGYQAFPYLELLMGTAKLNKLDYSATNNFKRFLQLNKGVNYIKDANLHLSWIALLNGDTGAYRGYIAKVKSSGYTYAEKDKQAVNEAGAPAPDNSLLKARLLFDGGYYAKALDLLVDENASGYQSVKDKVEYYYRMGRIYDALGKDDNALQYYQNAVNNGKNLKYYYAATSALNMGKIYAGKKNDAKAKVYFSQAINMKNHEYENSIETQAKDGLRKLNN, from the coding sequence ATGGATTCACGATATAGAAATACTGTAATTATGCCTGCCAAAAGGAAACTGATAATCCTGTTAAAATATTGTCTTTTACCTCTGCTTTTAGCTCTTCCCGGTACAGTACATGCCAACTTTGATTTTAATGCAAATTGCCTGAAGGCTTATCAATTGATATTTGAGCTTAAAATAAATGCAGCAAAACAATTGATTGCTGCAGAAAAGAATGTGCACCCAAAGAATTCTATCGTTCCTTTATTGGAGAATTATGCAGATTATTTTTACCTGATCACGGTAGAAAGCAAGCAGGATTTTGACAAATTGAAAGATGAAAAATCCAGCAGGTTAAGCCAGATTGAAGATGACGATGAAAAGTCTCCATATTATTTATATGCGCAAGCGGAAATCAATTTGCAATGGGCTTTATTGAGAAGTCGGTATGGAGAGTATTTCACTGCTGCCAGAGAAATCAAAAAAGCTAATGGTTTATTGCAGGAAAATAATAAGAAATTTCCTGGATTTCACTTAAATAGTAAAGGTTTAGGTCTTATCAATGTTTTTTTAGGGAATTTGCCAGACGGTGTGCTCAAAAGTACTCTTTCTACTTTTGGTGTAAAGGGGGATGTGCAAAAGGGACTTGTTATGCTGGATAAACTTGCTCAAAACCTACCCCGTTCTACTTTCGAGCCCTTTTATGAAGAAGTCGTGTTTTATTATTCTTATGTTTTATCCGATGTAATTCATTCTCCTGAAGCTTATGCTAAAACTATGAAGTATACTGCCAGAATATCAGATAATAGCCTATTAAAAGCATATCTTCAAGCATATGTATGTGCCAGAAACGGTCACAATGAAGAGGCTATAGCTATTCTTGCAAAACGACCTGCTGGTGAAGGTTATCAGGCATTCCCTTATCTGGAATTGTTAATGGGTACTGCAAAGCTGAATAAACTGGATTATTCAGCTACAAATAATTTCAAAAGATTTTTGCAGCTGAATAAGGGCGTGAATTACATTAAAGATGCAAACCTTCACTTGTCGTGGATAGCGTTATTAAATGGCGACACGGGAGCTTATAGAGGCTATATAGCTAAAGTTAAGAGCTCAGGTTATACTTATGCAGAAAAAGATAAACAAGCGGTGAATGAGGCTGGTGCCCCCGCTCCGGATAACAGCTTATTAAAGGCCAGGCTATTATTTGATGGAGGCTATTATGCTAAAGCGCTGGATTTGCTCGTGGATGAAAACGCATCGGGTTATCAGTCTGTAAAAGATAAAGTAGAATACTACTATCGTATGGGCAGAATATATGATGCTCTGGGCAAGGATGATAACGCATTACAATATTATCAGAATGCTGTAAACAATGGCAAGAATTTAAAATACTATTATGCTGCAACTTCTGCCTTGAATATGGGCAAGATATATGCAGGTAAAAAGAATGATGCCAAGGCTAAAGTTTACTTTAGCCAGGCAATCAATATGAAAAATCATGAATATGAGAACAGTATTGAGACTCAGGCAAAAGACGGTCTGAGAAAACTGAACAATTAA
- a CDS encoding zinc ribbon domain-containing protein: protein MEQTVEQKLKALYELQTLHTKIDKIRQIRGELPMEVADLEDEVAGLETRIQKFKAELDDTEDAIVTRKNMIKESQALIKKYDTQLKEVKNNREYDALTKEVEIQSLEIQVCEKKIREYGFDISSKTEVYEKALADLESRKNDLEIKRGELQTITSETEKDEQALNKKAEKAEAVIEERLLVAYRRLRGNANNGLAVVTIDRDSCSGCFNQIPPQRQLDIRQRKKIIVCEHCGRILVDEALTLENVPA, encoded by the coding sequence ATGGAACAAACTGTAGAGCAAAAGCTGAAAGCTTTATACGAATTACAAACCCTTCATACAAAAATTGATAAAATACGTCAGATCCGTGGTGAATTACCAATGGAAGTAGCGGATTTAGAAGATGAGGTAGCTGGATTGGAGACGCGTATACAAAAATTCAAAGCTGAATTGGATGATACCGAAGATGCTATTGTAACACGTAAAAATATGATCAAAGAATCTCAGGCTTTGATTAAAAAATATGATACTCAGTTAAAAGAAGTAAAAAATAATCGTGAGTATGATGCTTTAACAAAAGAAGTTGAAATCCAATCTCTTGAAATTCAGGTTTGTGAAAAGAAAATCAGAGAATACGGGTTTGATATTTCTTCTAAAACTGAAGTTTATGAGAAAGCTTTGGCCGATCTTGAATCCAGAAAAAATGATTTAGAGATTAAAAGAGGAGAATTGCAGACTATTACTTCTGAAACAGAAAAAGATGAGCAGGCTTTAAATAAAAAAGCCGAAAAAGCTGAAGCTGTAATTGAAGAAAGATTATTGGTTGCTTACAGAAGATTAAGAGGAAATGCAAACAATGGTCTTGCTGTTGTAACCATTGATCGTGATTCTTGTTCAGGATGTTTTAATCAGATTCCTCCTCAACGTCAGCTGGATATTCGTCAACGTAAAAAAATCATCGTATGTGAGCATTGCGGTAGAATTTTAGTTGATGAGGCATTGACATTGGAAAATGTACCTGCATAA
- a CDS encoding outer membrane beta-barrel protein — translation MKVLLTLLSFFIFSLIQAQTHQVRGHLTDEQQKPVGYAGIFLLRAADSAKVKAVVSDSTGYFNLSDIPKGKYFVKISFIGYQHYISEPIELNGTNVISNLGRIRMITDQLALNTVEIKAGKSAIVQQLDRMVMNVENSIMAEGGTALELLSKAPGVTVSDKGELSLKGRPGTMVMINGKPTYLSGNQLANLLRGTASNTISRIEIMANPSSKYDAAGNGGIVDIVLKKNVKTGLNGTISANGGAGRAARFGGGTSLNYRSEKVSFFGNYNYFYQDLEGSEEVRRNFYRDGSRNAYNSSIQQMNEKARLRSHNFQVGMDLFLNEKNTLGFLVNGGVGQYPTIQPTRNRLYDNSTGVLIWDAQTNTEGKERWTDMLYNINYKHLFNDSGHELTADLDYVTHSSKMNQQLDTWFNGAHHAVSPTGKSRKGDLPSDNDIYVAKIDYALPVGNLVKLEAGWKGSFVRMLNNLKYDTLQNEIYVPDYSTSNDFIYKEQIQAGYINLKKEIGKFSIQAGLRGEYTYTRGHQLTTDSLVKRSYFKLFPSVFLTQEINDKNRVQLSYSKRIERPGYWDMNPFRVYMDPFSYEEGNPYLRPSVVNAFELSHGFRSRYYTTLTYNSSTDVISSLVGGNGELSFQKPENLATFKNYGISFTASVDFFKWWSGTQFANLFHNNFSVAGQKGEENIKGTSFSFDSQHSFKLGDGWKAEIDGLYKSKVISGVFTTKAYYMISAGGQKDIMKEKASIKLLVNDIFQSRQIKQSATYDNIATYSHSRSDSRAVVLSFSYRFGGDGSGSKQRSTASEDLKGRMK, via the coding sequence ATGAAAGTACTCCTGACCCTATTAAGTTTTTTCATATTCTCTCTTATACAGGCACAGACACATCAGGTGAGAGGCCATCTGACAGATGAACAGCAAAAACCGGTTGGCTATGCAGGCATATTTTTGCTCAGGGCTGCAGATTCTGCAAAAGTGAAAGCGGTTGTAAGTGATTCTACGGGATATTTTAATCTTTCGGACATCCCTAAAGGCAAATATTTTGTCAAAATTAGTTTTATAGGTTATCAGCACTATATTAGTGAGCCTATTGAATTGAATGGTACTAATGTAATCTCTAATCTTGGCCGTATCAGGATGATAACGGATCAACTGGCCCTGAATACGGTTGAGATTAAAGCTGGTAAATCAGCTATTGTACAACAGCTTGACCGGATGGTGATGAATGTGGAAAATAGTATTATGGCAGAAGGCGGAACGGCATTGGAATTATTGAGTAAGGCACCTGGTGTAACCGTTAGTGATAAGGGCGAACTAAGTTTAAAAGGCAGACCTGGTACTATGGTCATGATTAACGGAAAACCGACTTATTTATCGGGAAATCAACTGGCAAATCTGTTACGTGGAACAGCCTCAAACACTATTTCCAGGATTGAAATCATGGCAAATCCATCCTCTAAATATGATGCGGCTGGTAATGGAGGTATAGTCGATATTGTCTTAAAGAAAAATGTTAAAACCGGCCTCAACGGAACAATTTCTGCTAATGGAGGGGCAGGAAGGGCTGCTCGTTTTGGCGGTGGTACAAGTCTTAACTACCGGTCAGAAAAAGTAAGTTTTTTTGGGAATTATAACTATTTCTATCAGGATCTGGAAGGGTCTGAAGAAGTTAGAAGAAATTTTTACCGCGATGGAAGCAGAAATGCATATAACAGCTCCATACAGCAAATGAATGAAAAAGCAAGGCTGCGGTCCCATAATTTCCAGGTTGGGATGGATTTGTTTCTTAATGAAAAGAACACGCTGGGTTTTCTTGTGAATGGAGGAGTCGGTCAATATCCAACAATTCAGCCAACGCGAAATCGTCTTTATGATAATTCAACAGGTGTTTTAATCTGGGATGCTCAGACTAATACTGAAGGAAAAGAAAGATGGACAGATATGCTCTATAACATTAATTACAAGCACCTGTTCAATGATAGTGGCCATGAACTGACTGCAGATCTGGACTATGTAACACATTCCTCTAAAATGAATCAGCAGCTGGATACCTGGTTTAATGGAGCTCACCATGCTGTTTCACCTACAGGTAAATCAAGAAAAGGAGACCTGCCTTCTGACAATGATATCTATGTGGCAAAGATAGATTATGCATTGCCAGTGGGTAATCTGGTAAAACTGGAAGCTGGCTGGAAAGGAAGTTTTGTCCGGATGCTAAATAATTTGAAGTATGATACACTGCAAAATGAGATTTATGTACCTGATTATTCAACCAGCAATGACTTCATTTATAAGGAACAGATTCAGGCGGGGTATATAAATTTGAAAAAAGAAATAGGTAAATTTAGTATACAGGCCGGGCTTCGCGGCGAGTACACTTATACCAGGGGACATCAGCTGACTACAGACTCTCTGGTGAAAAGAAGTTATTTCAAATTGTTTCCAAGTGTATTCCTGACGCAGGAAATTAATGATAAAAATAGAGTACAGTTAAGCTATAGTAAACGTATAGAGCGACCAGGTTACTGGGACATGAATCCTTTTAGAGTCTATATGGATCCTTTTTCTTATGAAGAAGGAAATCCGTATCTGCGGCCTTCGGTTGTAAATGCGTTTGAATTAAGTCATGGGTTTCGTTCACGGTATTATACGACACTTACTTATAATTCAAGCACGGATGTAATCAGTAGTCTGGTTGGAGGAAATGGTGAATTATCCTTCCAGAAACCTGAAAATCTGGCTACTTTTAAAAATTATGGCATCAGTTTTACAGCTTCAGTAGATTTTTTCAAATGGTGGTCAGGAACGCAGTTTGCAAATCTTTTCCATAATAATTTTTCTGTTGCAGGACAAAAAGGAGAGGAAAATATTAAAGGGACCAGTTTTTCTTTTGATTCACAGCACTCATTTAAGCTGGGAGATGGCTGGAAGGCAGAAATTGACGGATTGTATAAATCAAAAGTAATCTCCGGAGTGTTTACAACAAAAGCTTATTATATGATATCAGCAGGTGGCCAGAAGGATATTATGAAAGAAAAAGCCAGCATAAAGCTTCTGGTTAATGATATTTTTCAGAGCAGGCAAATTAAACAATCTGCTACGTATGATAATATTGCTACCTATAGCCATAGCAGGTCTGATAGCCGCGCAGTAGTCCTCTCATTCAGTTATCGCTTTGGAGGAGACGGATCTGGTAGTAAACAACGTAGTACAGCAAGTGAAGACTTAAAAGGGAGGATGAAATAA